A genomic segment from Polyangium mundeleinium encodes:
- a CDS encoding DUF2277 domain-containing protein: protein MCRNIKTLFNFEPPATEEEIRAASLQFVRKLSGFNKPSRANEAAFEQAVEDVAAAARVLMQSLSTTAEPRDRAIEIEKARERSRQRFHRD, encoded by the coding sequence ATGTGCCGGAACATCAAGACCCTGTTCAACTTCGAGCCCCCCGCCACCGAGGAGGAGATCCGCGCGGCGTCGCTGCAGTTCGTCCGCAAGCTGAGCGGCTTCAACAAGCCATCGCGGGCGAACGAGGCGGCCTTCGAACAAGCCGTGGAAGACGTCGCCGCTGCCGCGCGCGTGCTGATGCAATCCCTCTCCACGACGGCGGAGCCGCGCGATCGCGCGATCGAGATCGAAAAAGCGCGGGAGCGCTCACGGCAGCGGTTTCACCGCGATTGA
- a CDS encoding RNA polymerase sigma factor — translation MTASATHRAIDAVFRIESAKLIAGLARIVRDVGLAEELAQDALVAALERWPESGIPDNPGAWLMATAKHRAIDLVRRSKRIERKHEELGHTIEADRHAAVPDLEAAIDEDVGDDLLRLVFTACHPVLSTEARVALTLRLLGGLTTEEIARAFLVPEPTVAQRIVRAKRTLAEANVPFEVPRGEELGARLSSVLQVIYLVFNEGYSATAGDDWMRPALCEDALRLGRILAELLPKEPEVHGLVALMEIQASRARARVGPKGEPILLLDQNRARWDHLLIRRGLTAIARAEALGGALGPYTLQAAIAACHARARTAEETDWKRIAALYTALVELTNSPVVELNRAVAFSMAFGPAAGLVLVDALVSEPSLASYHLLPSVRGDLLAKLGRDAEARVEFERAASLTRNTRERALLLERAATCARTSVRTD, via the coding sequence GTGACGGCCTCCGCTACGCACCGAGCGATCGACGCAGTCTTCCGGATCGAGTCGGCCAAGCTCATCGCAGGTCTCGCGCGCATCGTGCGCGACGTCGGCCTCGCCGAGGAGCTCGCACAAGACGCGCTCGTCGCCGCGCTGGAGCGGTGGCCAGAATCGGGCATCCCGGACAACCCGGGCGCCTGGCTCATGGCCACCGCGAAGCACCGCGCGATCGATCTCGTGCGGCGGAGCAAGCGCATCGAGCGCAAGCACGAGGAGCTCGGCCACACGATCGAGGCCGATCGACATGCGGCCGTGCCCGACCTCGAAGCCGCGATCGACGAGGACGTGGGCGACGATCTCCTGCGCCTCGTGTTCACGGCCTGTCACCCGGTGCTGTCGACCGAGGCGCGCGTCGCGCTCACGCTCCGCTTGCTCGGCGGATTGACGACGGAGGAGATCGCGCGCGCATTCCTGGTCCCGGAGCCGACCGTGGCGCAGCGGATCGTCCGCGCGAAACGCACCCTCGCCGAAGCGAACGTCCCGTTCGAGGTCCCGCGCGGCGAGGAGCTCGGCGCCCGTTTGTCGTCGGTGCTCCAGGTGATTTATCTGGTCTTCAACGAGGGGTATTCGGCGACGGCCGGGGACGACTGGATGCGGCCCGCGCTCTGCGAGGACGCGCTGCGCCTCGGCCGCATCCTGGCCGAGCTGCTGCCGAAGGAGCCGGAGGTCCACGGGCTCGTCGCGCTCATGGAGATCCAGGCCTCGCGCGCGCGGGCGCGGGTCGGTCCGAAGGGCGAGCCGATCTTGCTGCTCGATCAGAACCGCGCGCGCTGGGACCACCTCTTGATCCGCCGGGGTCTCACGGCCATCGCGCGCGCCGAGGCGCTCGGAGGCGCGCTGGGACCGTACACGCTGCAAGCCGCGATCGCTGCCTGCCACGCGCGCGCGCGGACGGCGGAGGAGACGGACTGGAAGCGCATCGCGGCGCTCTACACGGCGCTCGTCGAGCTCACGAACTCGCCCGTGGTCGAGCTGAACCGCGCCGTCGCGTTCTCCATGGCGTTCGGCCCGGCCGCAGGGCTCGTGCTCGTGGACGCGCTGGTCTCGGAGCCCTCGCTCGCGAGCTACCACCTCTTGCCGAGCGTCCGCGGCGACCTGCTCGCGAAGCTCGGCCGCGACGCCGAGGCGCGCGTGGAGTTCGAGCGCGCCGCGTCCCTCACGCGGAACACCCGCGAGCGCGCGCTCCTGCTCGAACGCGCTGCCACCTGCGCGCGCACCTCGGTTCGTACGGATTGA
- a CDS encoding YciI family protein, with protein MKFMILVKATKDSETGVLPSEEMLAAMGKYNEELVKAGVMLAGEGLHPSSKGARVRFSGNSRTVIDGPFAETKELLAGFWLWQVRSKEEAIEWVKRMPNPMLEESEVEIRQVFATEDFAPSDPTGELRAAEERLRAQVEGKK; from the coding sequence ATGAAGTTCATGATTCTGGTCAAGGCCACCAAGGACAGCGAGACCGGCGTTCTTCCGAGCGAGGAGATGCTCGCCGCGATGGGGAAGTACAACGAGGAGCTGGTGAAGGCCGGCGTGATGCTCGCGGGCGAGGGCCTGCACCCGAGCTCGAAAGGCGCGCGCGTCCGGTTCTCGGGGAATAGCAGGACCGTGATCGACGGGCCCTTCGCCGAGACCAAGGAGCTGCTCGCAGGCTTCTGGCTCTGGCAGGTGCGGTCGAAGGAGGAGGCCATCGAGTGGGTCAAGCGCATGCCGAACCCCATGCTCGAGGAGAGCGAGGTCGAGATCCGGCAGGTGTTCGCCACGGAGGACTTCGCGCCGAGTGATCCCACGGGCGAGCTCCGAGCGGCGGAGGAGCGCCTCCGCGCCCAGGTCGAAGGGAAGAAGTAA
- a CDS encoding YciI family protein, with the protein MRFMICAAPDPNAPKTEGAPPSDELIAAYMKFNEDMTKAGVLVTAEGLNPAQEGARVANKGGKRVVLDGPFVESKELVGGFYLIDVNSREEAIEWALRCPTGIGHDDILTILPMTGAEDIPPEMMAIVEKAAPTWLRTFWKKK; encoded by the coding sequence ATGCGATTCATGATCTGCGCCGCCCCCGACCCGAACGCCCCGAAGACCGAGGGAGCCCCGCCGAGCGACGAGCTCATCGCCGCCTACATGAAATTCAACGAGGACATGACGAAGGCCGGCGTGCTCGTCACGGCCGAGGGCCTGAACCCGGCCCAGGAGGGCGCGCGTGTGGCGAACAAGGGCGGAAAACGCGTCGTGCTCGACGGCCCGTTCGTGGAGTCGAAGGAGCTCGTCGGCGGGTTTTACCTGATCGACGTGAACAGCCGCGAGGAAGCGATCGAATGGGCCCTGCGCTGCCCCACGGGGATCGGCCACGACGACATCCTCACCATTTTGCCCATGACGGGCGCGGAGGACATTCCGCCCGAGATGATGGCCATCGTCGAGAAGGCCGCCCCGACGTGGCTTCGCACGTTCTGGAAAAAAAAGTAG